A genome region from Micromonospora peucetia includes the following:
- a CDS encoding Na+/H+ antiporter subunit A, whose translation MLVLLILHLVAALLAPLLVRWWGSRACYPLALAPAAAFGWALARTPAVRDGGAVVETYPWIRELGLDLALRLTTLSWLMTLLVGGVGALVLVYSAHYFGRESAGVARFAAVLVAFAGAMLGLVLADDLLLLYVCWELTTIFSYLLIGHSTERRSSRWAAAQALIVTTLGGLAMLVGFIMLGAHAGSYRWSEITAGQLPGGAYLVTAVGLILAGALSKSAVLPFSSWLPVAMAAPTPVSAYLHAAAMVKAGIYLIGLLAPVLASVGPWRPVVVVAGLATMLAGGWAALRQTDLKLLLAYGTVSQLGLLAVAVGAGTPDTALAGVAMLLAHALFKAPLFLVVGIIDHGAGTRDLRELSGLGRASPLLVTVAVLAAASMAGLPPLVGFVAKEAVLAAFTDQPVVLAVLVAGTMLTVAYSARFVWGAFATRPGVEPTVLGRIPASMLAPPALLAAVGLAAGPAAGILDGLLRPYAELFGVVGKDLALWHGLSPALGLSALAVAGGAALYALRGPLAPVLARLHVPVGGNQGYEWLTRRFDRLAIEVTGATQRGSLPQYLGIILLVLTVVPGGAMLATRPWRDRVALWDSPLQVVVVAVVAVAAVLAVGARRRLTAMLLVGMTGYGTAMLFVVYGAPDLALTQFLVETATIAVFVLVLRRLPERFSARPKHRRWIRRTIGVVVGVVVGGLALTAASARQAPTISDAFPDLAVAHGYGRNVVNVTLVDIRAWDTLGELSVLVVAATGVASLVFQQSRTGPRPRRPQPLSRVQRPGHRVWLRGGATLHERQRSIVLEVVTRLVFHTVVVFSLYLLFSGHNAPGGGFAGGLVASLALAVRYLAGGRYELADAAPVGAGTVLGAGLFVSIGTGAVALLAGETVLESARIDLWLPLIGKFYLVTSLFFDVGVYLVVVGLVLDILRSLGAEVDRHIEAAGESGGGLRVDREGGRT comes from the coding sequence GTGCTCGTACTGCTGATCCTCCACCTCGTGGCGGCCCTGCTCGCGCCGCTGCTCGTCCGATGGTGGGGCTCGCGCGCCTGCTACCCGCTGGCGCTGGCGCCGGCGGCCGCGTTCGGGTGGGCGCTGGCCCGCACACCCGCCGTCCGCGACGGTGGCGCGGTGGTCGAGACGTACCCGTGGATCCGGGAACTCGGCCTCGACCTGGCGCTGCGGCTGACCACCCTGTCCTGGCTGATGACCCTGCTCGTCGGCGGCGTCGGCGCGCTGGTCCTGGTCTACAGCGCCCACTACTTCGGCCGGGAGTCCGCCGGCGTGGCCCGCTTCGCGGCCGTGCTGGTGGCCTTCGCCGGGGCGATGCTCGGCCTGGTCCTCGCCGACGACCTGCTGCTGCTCTACGTGTGCTGGGAACTCACCACGATCTTCTCGTACCTGCTGATCGGGCACAGCACCGAGCGGCGCTCCAGCCGGTGGGCGGCGGCGCAGGCGCTGATCGTGACCACGCTCGGCGGGCTGGCGATGCTGGTCGGGTTCATCATGCTCGGCGCGCACGCCGGCAGCTACCGGTGGTCGGAGATCACGGCCGGCCAACTGCCGGGCGGGGCGTACCTGGTCACGGCGGTCGGGCTGATCCTCGCCGGGGCGCTGTCCAAGTCGGCGGTGCTGCCGTTCAGCTCCTGGCTGCCGGTGGCGATGGCGGCGCCCACGCCGGTGAGCGCGTACCTGCACGCCGCCGCGATGGTGAAGGCGGGCATCTACCTGATCGGGCTGCTCGCCCCGGTGCTGGCGAGCGTCGGCCCGTGGCGGCCGGTGGTGGTGGTCGCCGGCCTGGCCACCATGCTGGCCGGGGGCTGGGCGGCGCTGCGGCAGACCGACCTGAAGCTGCTACTGGCGTACGGCACGGTCAGCCAACTCGGCCTGCTCGCGGTGGCGGTCGGGGCGGGCACCCCGGACACGGCGCTGGCCGGCGTCGCGATGCTGCTGGCCCATGCGCTGTTCAAGGCGCCGCTCTTCCTCGTCGTCGGCATCATCGACCACGGCGCCGGCACCCGCGACCTGCGGGAACTGTCCGGGTTGGGGCGCGCTTCCCCGCTGCTCGTCACCGTGGCGGTGCTCGCCGCCGCGTCGATGGCCGGACTGCCGCCGCTGGTCGGCTTCGTCGCCAAGGAAGCCGTGCTGGCCGCCTTCACCGACCAGCCTGTCGTCCTCGCCGTGCTGGTGGCCGGCACCATGCTCACCGTCGCCTACAGTGCCCGGTTCGTCTGGGGTGCGTTCGCCACCCGGCCGGGCGTGGAGCCGACCGTCCTCGGGCGGATCCCCGCGTCGATGCTCGCCCCGCCGGCCCTGCTGGCCGCCGTCGGGCTGGCCGCCGGCCCGGCCGCCGGGATCCTCGACGGACTGCTCCGCCCGTACGCCGAGCTGTTCGGCGTCGTCGGCAAGGACCTGGCGCTGTGGCACGGCCTCAGCCCCGCGCTCGGCCTCTCCGCGCTCGCCGTCGCCGGCGGCGCGGCGCTGTACGCGCTGCGCGGCCCGCTCGCGCCGGTGCTGGCCCGGCTGCACGTCCCGGTCGGCGGCAACCAGGGATACGAGTGGCTCACCCGCCGCTTCGACCGGCTGGCCATCGAGGTCACCGGCGCCACCCAGCGGGGCTCGTTGCCGCAGTACCTCGGCATCATCCTGCTCGTGCTCACCGTGGTGCCCGGTGGGGCGATGCTGGCGACCCGTCCGTGGCGGGACCGGGTCGCCCTCTGGGACAGCCCGTTGCAGGTCGTGGTGGTGGCGGTGGTCGCCGTCGCGGCGGTGCTCGCGGTGGGCGCCCGCCGGCGGCTGACGGCGATGCTGCTGGTGGGCATGACCGGCTACGGCACCGCGATGCTCTTCGTGGTCTACGGCGCGCCGGACCTGGCGCTGACCCAGTTCCTCGTCGAGACCGCCACCATCGCGGTGTTCGTGCTGGTGCTGCGCCGACTGCCGGAGCGGTTCTCGGCCCGCCCCAAGCACCGGCGCTGGATACGCCGCACGATCGGGGTGGTCGTCGGCGTGGTGGTCGGCGGACTGGCCCTGACCGCCGCCTCGGCCCGGCAGGCGCCCACCATCTCCGACGCGTTCCCGGACCTGGCCGTCGCCCACGGGTACGGCCGCAACGTGGTCAACGTGACCCTGGTCGACATCCGGGCCTGGGACACGCTGGGCGAGCTGTCGGTGCTGGTGGTGGCCGCGACCGGCGTGGCCAGCCTGGTCTTCCAGCAGTCCAGGACCGGCCCTCGGCCCCGCCGCCCGCAGCCGTTGAGCCGGGTGCAACGGCCGGGACACCGGGTCTGGCTGCGGGGCGGGGCGACCCTGCACGAGCGGCAGCGCTCGATCGTGCTGGAGGTGGTGACCCGGCTGGTCTTCCACACGGTGGTGGTCTTCTCGCTGTACCTGCTCTTCTCCGGCCACAACGCGCCGGGCGGCGGCTTCGCCGGCGGCCTGGTGGCGAGCCTGGCGTTGGCCGTGCGCTACCTGGCCGGCGGCCGCTACGAGCTGGCCGATGCCGCCCCGGTCGGTGCCGGCACGGTGCTCGGCGCCGGCCTGTTCGTCTCGATCGGCACCGGGGCCGTCGCCCTGCTCGCGGGCGAGACGGTGCTCGAGAGCGCCCGGATCGACCTGTGGCTGCCGCTGATCGGCAAGTTCTACCTGGTCACATCCCTCTTCTTCGATGTCGGCGTCTACCTGGTCGTGGTCGGGCTGGTGCTGGACATCCTGCGCAGCCTCGGCGCCGAGGTGGACCGGCACATCGAGGCGGCCGGCGAGTCCGGGGGCGGGCTGCGGGTCGACCGGGAGGGCGGGCGGACATGA
- a CDS encoding zinc finger domain-containing protein — protein MPEGDTVWNTARVLHRALAGTRLTGSDFRVPQLATTDLAGWTVRESASRGKHLLLRLTAPTDDTAPPADAARPDEATRTGGGARWTLHSHLRMDGAWRAYAPGERWTARPAHLIRVVLHGDRAVAVGYHLHELTLVPTTEEESLVGHLGPDLLGADWDPAEAVRRLAAHPDATISEALLDQRNLAGVGNLYRCEVLFLRGVSPWTPVRAVPDLGGAVALAQRLLAANRGRWTQSTTGSLRRGQTSYVYGRRAQPCRRCGTAIRKEELGERVTYWCPVCQPERQAD, from the coding sequence GTGCCCGAAGGCGACACCGTCTGGAACACCGCCCGCGTGCTGCACCGCGCCCTGGCCGGCACCCGGCTGACCGGCAGCGACTTCCGGGTGCCGCAGCTCGCCACCACCGACCTCGCCGGCTGGACCGTGCGGGAGTCGGCCAGCCGGGGCAAGCACCTGCTGCTACGCCTCACCGCCCCGACAGACGACACGGCCCCGCCCGCCGACGCGGCCCGCCCGGACGAAGCGACACGGACGGGCGGCGGGGCGCGCTGGACGTTGCACTCGCACCTGCGGATGGACGGCGCCTGGCGGGCGTACGCGCCGGGCGAACGATGGACGGCCCGGCCGGCACACCTGATCCGGGTCGTGCTGCACGGCGACCGGGCCGTCGCCGTCGGCTACCACCTGCACGAGCTGACGCTGGTGCCGACCACCGAGGAGGAGTCGCTCGTCGGGCACCTCGGCCCCGACCTGCTCGGCGCGGACTGGGACCCGGCCGAGGCGGTACGCCGGCTGGCCGCCCACCCGGACGCCACCATCTCCGAGGCGCTGCTGGACCAACGCAACCTGGCCGGCGTCGGCAACCTGTACCGGTGCGAGGTGCTCTTCCTGCGCGGCGTCTCGCCGTGGACGCCGGTGCGCGCGGTGCCGGACCTCGGCGGCGCCGTGGCCCTGGCGCAGCGGCTGCTCGCGGCGAACCGGGGCCGCTGGACGCAGAGCACCACGGGGTCGCTGCGCCGGGGGCAGACCAGCTACGTCTACGGCCGGCGCGCCCAGCCGTGCCGCCGGTGCGGCACCGCCATCCGCAAGGAGGAACTGGGCGAGCGGGTCACCTACTGGTGTCCGGTCTGCCAACCCGAACGCCAAGCGGACTGA
- a CDS encoding SAM hydrolase/SAM-dependent halogenase family protein, with the protein MSLTTDYGLADGFVAACHGVIARLAPEARVIDVTHLVPPADVRRGAAVLAQTVPHLPAGVHVAVVDPGVGTTRRGIALATPRGLLVGPDNGLLVDAAEVLGGVTAAVELTDPDQFAPEVSRTFHGRDVFAPVAARLALGAPLAGVGPAVDPQSLVRLPAPVLRREADGFTAEVLTVDHFGNVQLAAPDDLLAPLPARVRVRAGAGSGPGREAVHGRTFGDAPPGGLVVHGDSAGRVAVAVNGGRAVDLLAVTPGDLLRVAAG; encoded by the coding sequence ATCTCGTTGACCACCGACTACGGTCTCGCCGACGGCTTCGTCGCCGCCTGCCACGGGGTGATCGCGCGGTTGGCGCCGGAGGCCCGGGTCATCGACGTGACCCATCTCGTCCCGCCGGCCGACGTACGCCGGGGCGCGGCGGTGCTCGCGCAGACCGTGCCGCACCTGCCGGCGGGGGTGCACGTGGCCGTCGTCGACCCGGGCGTCGGCACGACCCGCCGGGGCATCGCGCTGGCCACACCGCGCGGGCTGCTGGTGGGCCCGGACAACGGCCTGTTGGTCGATGCCGCCGAGGTGCTGGGCGGGGTGACCGCGGCTGTCGAGCTGACCGACCCGGACCAGTTCGCGCCCGAGGTGTCCCGCACGTTCCACGGCCGGGACGTCTTCGCGCCGGTCGCCGCCCGGCTGGCGCTCGGCGCACCGTTGGCCGGGGTCGGCCCGGCCGTCGACCCGCAGTCTCTCGTCCGGCTGCCGGCGCCGGTGCTCCGGCGGGAGGCGGACGGGTTCACGGCCGAGGTGCTGACCGTCGACCACTTCGGCAACGTGCAGCTGGCCGCGCCGGACGACCTGCTGGCGCCGCTGCCGGCGCGGGTCCGGGTACGGGCGGGCGCCGGGTCCGGGCCCGGCCGGGAGGCCGTGCACGGGCGTACCTTCGGCGACGCCCCACCGGGCGGGCTGGTGGTGCACGGCGACTCGGCCGGCCGGGTCGCCGTGGCGGTCAACGGCGGCCGGGCGGTGGACCTGCTGGCGGTGACGCCCGGTGACCTGCTGCGGGTCGCAGCCGGCTGA
- a CDS encoding ATP-dependent helicase encodes MDGVTDAMAGFGAATREWFGAAFAAPTAAQAGAWSSVAAGHNALVVAPTGSGKTLAAFLWSLDRLAREPAPADPRHRCRVLYVSPLKALAVDVERNLRTPLTGIRQAANRLGIAPPEITVGMRTGDTPADERRAFARTPPDILITTPESLFLLLTSAARDSLRGVETVIIDEVHAVAGTKRGAHLALSLERLDELLPAPAQRIGLSATVRPVDACARFLGGAHPVDVVAPPTAKTIEVSVQVPVEDMTRLDEQESPGDDLGGPGPRRASIWPAVEERVFSLVRAHRSTIVFTNSRRSAERLCARLNELAAGELGSASATGGARPGADAWDREELEPASATGGTRPDTDAWAGPVGPARQPAEMMAQAGAVAGAAPVVARAHHGSVSREERKHIEEALKSGQLPAVVATSSLELGIDMGAVDLVVQIEAPPSVAAGLQRVGRAGHQVGAVSRGVVFPKHRGDLLSCTVVAERMVDGAIEELHHPRNPLDVLAQQIVAMVALEPWRVGDLAVLVRRAAPFAELPDSALHAVLDMLSGRYPSTAFAELRPRLVWDRATDTLTGRPGAQRLAVTSGGTIPDRGLFGVFLAGAERAARVGELDEEMVYESRVGDVFLLGSSSWRIEEITPDRVLVSPAPGQAAKMPFWKGDQLGRPVELGRAIGARVRALLRQDDATAVAALRAGGLDDWAAGNLMAYLREQRAATRSLPDDRTVVVERFRDELGDWRLAVHSVLGARVNGPWALAIGRRLAERYGVDAQVMPSDDGIVVRLPDTADEPPGADVVVFEPEEIAQLVEESVGTSALFASRFRECAARALLLPRRDPRRRQPLWQQRQRAAQLLDVAREYADFPVTLEAARECLQDVFDQPALAELMRDLAARKVRLVEVETAQPSPFARSLLFGYVGAFLYEGDAPLAERRAAALALDSTLLGELLGRVDLRELLDPVVLAETGRQLRWLTEQRRPRDAEDVVELLRVLGDLSEAELAERGASPGWLTELAAARRVLRVRVAGEERWVGVEDAARLRDALGVALPVGVAEAYLAPVADPLGDLVARYARTHGPFAAATCAARFGLGVFVVEQVLRRLAATGRVVAGEFTPDTAGSQWCDAEVLRLLRRRSLAALRREIEPVPPRALAAFLPRWQQVGSSGRGVEALAAVVEQLQGAAVPASALERLVLPGRVADYAPAQLDELCASGEVLWAGSGAISGGDGWVTLAYADVAPLLLPPPDEALTRTPLHDAVLDALGDGQALFFRSLSDRVGSTDDAALTAAVWDLVWAGHLTNDTLAPLRAALGGGGAHRSRPTASRTRYRRPGRVALPTRGGPPTVAGRWSRLPERDTDPTRRAAALADVLLERHGVVTRGAVLAEQVAGGFAAVYPVLSALEERGTARRGYFVEGLGAAQFAVPGAVDRIRALAEPTDGGRGRGGPTLVLAATDPANPYGAALPWPERVVDSGDGAASVTGHRAGRKAGAVVALVAGDLVLYVERGGRTILSFTDDADLLAAAGKALADAVHSGALGAMSVERADGEAVRSSPLGDALTAAGFRATPRGLRLRG; translated from the coding sequence ATGGATGGCGTGACGGATGCGATGGCGGGTTTCGGTGCGGCCACCCGGGAATGGTTCGGCGCCGCCTTCGCCGCGCCCACCGCCGCCCAGGCCGGCGCCTGGAGCTCCGTCGCGGCCGGGCACAACGCGCTGGTGGTGGCGCCCACCGGCTCGGGCAAGACGCTGGCCGCGTTCCTCTGGTCGCTCGACCGGCTGGCTCGCGAGCCCGCCCCGGCCGACCCCCGGCACCGGTGCCGGGTGCTCTACGTCAGCCCGCTCAAGGCGCTCGCGGTCGACGTCGAGCGCAACCTGCGCACCCCCCTCACGGGCATCCGGCAGGCCGCCAACCGGCTCGGCATCGCCCCACCGGAGATCACCGTGGGGATGCGCACCGGCGACACCCCCGCCGACGAGCGACGGGCCTTCGCCCGCACCCCGCCGGACATCCTCATCACCACCCCCGAGTCACTGTTCCTGCTGCTCACCTCCGCCGCCCGCGACTCCCTGCGCGGCGTCGAGACGGTGATCATCGACGAGGTGCACGCGGTCGCCGGCACCAAACGCGGGGCTCACCTCGCGCTCTCCCTGGAACGCCTCGACGAGCTGCTGCCCGCCCCGGCGCAGCGGATCGGTCTCTCCGCAACCGTCCGGCCGGTCGACGCGTGCGCCCGCTTCCTCGGCGGCGCCCACCCTGTCGACGTGGTCGCGCCCCCGACCGCCAAGACGATCGAGGTGAGCGTCCAGGTTCCCGTCGAGGACATGACCCGCCTCGACGAGCAGGAGTCACCGGGGGACGACCTCGGCGGTCCCGGCCCACGCCGGGCGTCCATCTGGCCGGCCGTGGAGGAACGCGTCTTCTCCCTGGTCAGGGCACACCGCTCGACCATCGTCTTCACCAACTCCCGGCGTTCCGCCGAGCGCCTCTGCGCCCGGCTGAACGAGCTGGCAGCCGGGGAGCTGGGGTCCGCGTCCGCCACGGGCGGCGCGCGACCCGGCGCGGACGCGTGGGATCGGGAGGAGTTGGAGCCCGCGTCCGCCACTGGCGGCACGCGACCCGACACTGACGCGTGGGCTGGGCCGGTCGGGCCGGCGCGGCAGCCCGCCGAAATGATGGCGCAGGCCGGCGCGGTGGCCGGCGCGGCTCCGGTGGTCGCCCGCGCCCACCACGGCAGCGTCTCCCGGGAGGAACGCAAGCACATCGAGGAGGCCCTCAAGTCCGGCCAACTGCCCGCCGTGGTGGCAACCTCCAGCCTGGAGCTGGGCATCGACATGGGCGCCGTCGACCTGGTGGTGCAGATCGAGGCGCCGCCCAGCGTGGCCGCCGGGCTGCAACGGGTGGGCCGGGCCGGGCACCAGGTCGGCGCGGTCTCCCGTGGGGTGGTCTTCCCCAAGCACCGGGGCGACCTGCTCTCGTGCACCGTGGTGGCCGAACGGATGGTCGACGGCGCCATCGAGGAGCTGCACCATCCGCGCAACCCACTCGACGTGCTGGCCCAGCAGATCGTCGCCATGGTGGCGCTGGAGCCGTGGCGCGTCGGTGACCTGGCCGTGCTGGTCCGCCGGGCGGCGCCCTTCGCCGAGCTGCCCGACTCGGCGCTGCACGCCGTGCTCGACATGCTCTCCGGCCGCTACCCGTCCACCGCGTTCGCCGAGCTGCGGCCCCGGCTGGTCTGGGACCGCGCCACCGACACGCTCACCGGTCGGCCCGGCGCGCAGCGGCTCGCGGTGACCAGCGGCGGCACGATCCCCGACCGGGGTCTCTTCGGCGTCTTCCTGGCCGGGGCCGAGCGGGCCGCCCGGGTCGGCGAGCTGGACGAGGAGATGGTCTACGAGTCGCGGGTCGGCGACGTCTTCCTGCTCGGCTCGTCGTCCTGGCGGATCGAGGAGATCACCCCCGACCGAGTGCTGGTCTCGCCGGCTCCGGGGCAGGCGGCGAAGATGCCGTTCTGGAAGGGCGACCAGCTCGGCCGGCCCGTCGAGCTGGGCCGGGCCATCGGCGCCCGGGTGCGCGCGCTGCTGCGGCAGGACGACGCGACGGCGGTCGCCGCGCTGCGGGCCGGCGGGCTGGACGACTGGGCCGCCGGCAACCTGATGGCCTACCTGCGCGAGCAGCGCGCCGCCACCCGGTCCCTGCCCGACGACCGCACGGTCGTGGTGGAACGGTTCCGCGACGAGCTGGGCGACTGGCGACTGGCCGTACACAGCGTGCTCGGTGCCCGGGTCAACGGGCCGTGGGCGCTGGCCATCGGCCGCCGGCTCGCCGAGCGCTACGGCGTGGACGCCCAGGTGATGCCGTCCGACGACGGCATCGTGGTCCGCCTGCCGGACACGGCGGACGAGCCACCCGGCGCCGACGTGGTGGTCTTCGAGCCGGAGGAGATCGCCCAGCTCGTCGAGGAGTCGGTCGGCACGTCCGCGCTCTTCGCGTCCCGGTTCCGGGAGTGCGCCGCCCGGGCGCTGCTGCTGCCCCGGCGCGACCCGCGCCGCCGCCAGCCGCTGTGGCAGCAGCGGCAACGCGCCGCCCAACTGCTCGACGTCGCCCGCGAGTACGCCGACTTCCCGGTCACCCTGGAGGCCGCCCGGGAGTGCCTCCAGGACGTCTTCGACCAGCCCGCGCTGGCCGAGCTGATGCGCGACCTGGCCGCCCGCAAGGTGCGCCTGGTCGAGGTGGAGACCGCCCAGCCGTCGCCGTTCGCCCGGTCGCTGCTCTTCGGCTACGTCGGGGCCTTCCTCTACGAGGGCGACGCCCCGCTGGCCGAGCGCCGGGCCGCCGCGTTGGCACTGGACTCGACCCTGCTCGGCGAGCTGCTCGGCCGGGTCGACCTTCGGGAGCTGCTCGACCCCGTGGTGCTGGCCGAGACCGGGCGGCAGTTGCGCTGGCTGACCGAACAGCGCCGCCCGCGCGACGCGGAGGACGTGGTCGAGCTGCTCCGCGTGCTCGGCGACCTCTCCGAGGCGGAGCTGGCCGAGCGGGGTGCCTCCCCCGGGTGGCTGACCGAGCTGGCGGCGGCCCGCCGGGTGCTGCGGGTGCGCGTCGCCGGCGAGGAGCGCTGGGTGGGCGTCGAGGACGCGGCCCGGCTGCGCGACGCCCTCGGCGTGGCCCTGCCGGTCGGGGTGGCCGAGGCCTACCTCGCCCCGGTGGCCGATCCGCTCGGCGACCTGGTCGCCCGCTACGCGCGTACGCACGGGCCGTTCGCCGCCGCCACCTGCGCGGCCCGCTTCGGGTTGGGCGTCTTCGTGGTGGAGCAGGTGCTGCGCCGGCTCGCCGCCACCGGGCGGGTGGTGGCCGGTGAGTTCACCCCCGACACGGCCGGCAGTCAGTGGTGCGACGCGGAGGTACTGCGGCTGTTGCGCCGCCGGTCCCTGGCCGCGCTGCGCCGGGAGATCGAGCCGGTGCCGCCCCGCGCGCTGGCCGCATTCCTGCCCCGGTGGCAGCAGGTGGGTTCGTCCGGGCGGGGGGTGGAGGCGCTGGCCGCCGTCGTGGAGCAGTTGCAGGGGGCGGCAGTGCCGGCGTCGGCGCTGGAACGGCTGGTGCTGCCCGGCCGGGTCGCCGACTATGCCCCCGCCCAACTCGACGAGCTCTGCGCGAGCGGCGAGGTGCTCTGGGCCGGCTCCGGGGCGATCTCCGGCGGGGACGGCTGGGTCACCCTCGCGTACGCGGACGTCGCGCCGCTGCTGCTTCCCCCGCCCGACGAGGCGCTCACCCGTACCCCGCTGCACGACGCGGTCCTGGACGCGCTCGGCGACGGGCAGGCCCTGTTCTTCCGGTCGCTGTCCGACCGGGTCGGCTCGACCGACGACGCCGCACTGACCGCCGCCGTCTGGGACCTGGTGTGGGCCGGTCACCTCACCAACGACACCCTGGCACCGTTGCGCGCGGCACTCGGCGGCGGTGGGGCGCACCGGTCCCGTCCCACCGCGTCCCGCACCCGCTACCGGCGTCCCGGGCGGGTGGCCCTGCCGACGCGCGGCGGCCCGCCGACCGTCGCCGGCCGCTGGTCCCGCCTGCCGGAACGCGACACCGACCCGACCCGCCGCGCCGCGGCCCTGGCCGACGTGCTGCTCGAACGACACGGGGTGGTGACCCGGGGCGCGGTGCTGGCCGAACAGGTGGCCGGCGGCTTCGCCGCGGTCTACCCGGTGCTCTCCGCGCTGGAGGAGCGCGGCACGGCCCGGCGGGGCTACTTCGTCGAGGGCCTGGGCGCGGCGCAGTTCGCGGTGCCGGGTGCGGTGGACCGGATCCGGGCGCTGGCCGAGCCGACCGACGGCGGGCGGGGGCGCGGCGGGCCCACCCTGGTGCTCGCCGCGACGGATCCGGCCAACCCGTACGGTGCGGCGCTGCCCTGGCCGGAGCGGGTGGTCGACTCGGGCGACGGGGCTGCCTCGGTGACCGGGCACCGGGCGGGACGCAAGGCCGGCGCCGTGGTGGCGCTGGTCGCCGGCGACCTGGTGCTCTACGTCGAACGCGGCGGGCGGACGATCCTCTCCTTCACCGATGACGCCGACCTGCTGGCGGCGGCCGGAAAGGCACTCGCCGACGCGGTCCACTCCGGTGCGTTGGGCGCGATGTCGGTGGAGCGGGCCGACGGCGAGGCGGTGCGCTCCTCGCCGCTGGGCGACGCCCTCACCGCCGCCGGGTTCCGCGCCACCCCACGTGGCCTGCGCCTGCGCGGCTGA